Proteins from a single region of Malassezia restricta chromosome IV, complete sequence:
- a CDS encoding GTP-binding protein → MAPVDACAGSVNKKLVVVGDGGCGKTCLLIVYSQNRFPEEYVPTVFENYVPIVDYRGQKVEFALWDTAGQEEYDRLRPLSYPETDVILICFAIDYPTSLMNVKDKWLPEILHFCEGVPYLLVGLKSDLRMDAHSLSLLTAQGVQPVSQEQGERFAQEIGARRYVECSAKANDGVREVFQAALEEAFGAKKWKRGLLSRHKKCTVL, encoded by the coding sequence ATGGCTCCAGTCGACGCGTGCGCGGGGTCTGTGAACAAGAAGCTTGTTGTCGTGGGCGATGGTGGCTGTGGAAAGACATGCCTGCTGATTGTCTACTCACAGAATCGGTTCCCAGAGGAATACGTGCCGACTGTGTTTGAGAACTATGTCCCTATTGTGGATTATCGGGGTCAAAAGGTCGAGTTTGCTCTGTGGGATACGGCCGGCCAGGAAGAATACGACCGACTTCGCCCCCTCAGCTATCCAGAGACCGATGTGATCCTCATTTGCTTTGCCATCGACTACCCCACGAGCCTCATGAACGTCAAGGACAAGTGGCTGCCTGAAATTCTGCACTTTTGCGAGGGTGTGCCATATCTACTTGTGGGCCTCAAGTCAGATCTGCGTATGGACGCGCATTCTCTCTCCCTCCTTACCGCGCAGGGAGTACAGCCAGTTAGCCAGGAGCAGGGCGAGCGCTTCGCACAAGAGATCGGCGCTCGGCGTTACGTCGAGTGCTCGGCCAAGGCCAACGACGGCGTACGAGAGGTATTCCAGGCTGCCTTGGAAGAGGCCTTTGGGGCGAAGAAATGGAAGCGCGGTCTGCTGAGCCGTCATAAGAAATGCACTGTACTATGA